DNA sequence from the Nicotiana tomentosiformis chromosome 3, ASM39032v3, whole genome shotgun sequence genome:
ttataatttttcataatttttaaaggctttaaatcaatttttttttgtattttattgtataaatatccaataattatccttcaaattatttttatgatgatttaatcatctaaacttatcatttataccaatatgtgtgtttttaaatattttactgcattttttataattacatttgtatttttaggctaattgcatatttttgcaataatagcccatatttatgtataattacattatttatgcaaaaaataattttttatatttttataatgtaagttattatttttaatcattttagtgcacaagtaatatttttgttatttattaattacttttataaattattttgtttttgctaaaatattgggtatttaaaaaatTAGTCCACTCTTGAACTTATTTTCGGACCAAACAAAGGCCCAAAGCCTAATACACTAGACCATACAACCGCCAGCccaaaccaaattaacccaaccccTAACCCGGTCGGGACCCGTTTCTAATAACCCGGCCCAACTACCCTTTAatcgtggccgttgatctctgagatcaacggcccatatcAAACCCTCCCCTTTAAACTAACCCAAACCACAACCCTAGTCCCATTCTCCCCCGTCCACCGCCCTAATATCCCTTACCTCCCTTCTCCCTCCTAAGAACCCTAGCCCTCGCGCCCTAAATCCTCTCATAATCCCGTCTAATATGGGATTCTATGGCTACTACTTGCCATATATGACCTCCTACGGGTATTGGTTACTCTCCTATACttcttgcctaaacatggcaagcacaTCTCCACAAGATCGAACCAAAATAGGTTCAAATCACTGATCTTTCTACTATTCTGTCTATGTTCATCCTTTGTTCTATTGTGAGTACGAATATTTGTgcatttttttttattcttatttttcctaaaaaaactagggtttacagatctcttcaaatcgaaccaaaattggttcgatTATCTGATTTTGGGTATTATTTGTGTCTATATTCGTCCTATGTTACCATTTCTGTGTATATTCCgttgatatttatttttcctaaaaaaactagggtttaccggcttattctcctaatttgattttaaattgatTTATGTGTTCTTCTTTACTTTTATGGTCTGATTGTTCGTATTTCCTTACTTATGTGCTGATttttaccactatataaacccattCCCTTTCCCCTTTTTGAACAGACAAAAAGTCACTAAAAATTGAGGTTTCTATTCTGTATTTGTTTACTATTCTGTTTtgtttggctcttggccggctgaaagccaaggccaccggatttTTACTTTTCTGACCatctcttgggtgtgagcactaccttgggttcttgaaacccttgggaaatTGACACATTTGAGACTCAGGGTCCTTACTGCTGTTCCTTTCTTATTTATTGAACAATAACTGGTTAGTTTCTAAACCCTCACAATGTTTATTCTCTTATGTTAGCATGTTCTTTGAAACTGCACGACTTAATGTATTCCCTTGACTCTCTTTATGTGTGATTCTGCCTATAATTGCTAGCCTAATAATGTCTCTGCACCTAACTTAGTTAATTTAGATAGAAtgaagcatgtttagtttggtgttgttgataattcgAATGTTCTGCCTTGATTATATGGTTTTATCCATGATTCTCTGCTTAATTCTGAACTTCTAGTGAttaattgatattattagcatgcCTTAACTTGTTTAAGACCTTACTCTAAGTGTAGTATGCTCCTATAACTATGGTTGCCACTCTATGTGTTCTTGCCATGTATAATTCTGCACCTCTAACAACCTGTTATCCTTTAAACTAATCCTCCTTGACTTATACCCTCTATGATAtctaatcttgtttgtattatactGTGTAATCCTTAGTTTTGTATAATCTGATCCTTTAAGTTCTACACTGGTTGCATTACTTGGTTTTACTAGTCTAATGCCCTTGCCTGTTGACCTTGCAATCCTAGGCTCCTTGTTCCTTATCATATGTCACCCTGCCCAGTGTGTTAATTTTCTTTTGgagttcattatgtgattatcttaCAAGTTTGTAAATATTTTCCAAACCTATTACCCTACTCCTATTTTCACTGGTTGTTTCTTGTTTAATTATGGGGCTAGTTGAAAGCCAAAGCCCTTCCCCTAAGTCTcctctatcaacctccctagtgtgagcactgccttgggttcttgaagcccttggaaactctgacacactagagtCCAAGGTTCTTTTCCACCTTTTCCCTAATTGCTCAACTTTGCCCCATCTTCTCACCTACTGGATAAACCAGTTGGTTTGTGTAAATGGCTATACCTCTGGGACTTTTTATGGCTACTGGATGTGGGCTATTTTGTGTGAATGGAGATTGTTCCTGGGCTGTTGTGAAACTGTGTTGAAGGCCTAGCTAGGCTAGGTATACATTGGGCCTGCCGTAGGCCCACTATAACTATTCTGTAATTCTGTAATTTATTTCACTCATTGGGATTGTAATAATGTTATAAtaataattggggtgttagtaataTTGGGAAAAGggatttattttaatatttgcataaaacaggtagaaatcctgcctataggtgtttactttgctcAAACATGTTCTGCTATTGTATGTGTTAGATAACCTtcctataggtatttaatttgtttaacataTTCTGTTTCTACATGCTAGATGTCCTGCCTATAGAAAATAAAATGACCAATGTCTCAGTGTGCATTACAGTATATTCATTAGGTGCTACGGCCATAGGGTTCTGTTAATTTATGTTCTACCAAATCTgcattttagaaatcatgcctatagggtttaattggttaatgtgttgttgttataattgctcatttaggaaacatgcctataggagctaaaatCAGTTTCAATCACTAATCGTAGAAATCTTGCTTTAAGTGCTAATATTGAACTTTCAAACATTGTTTCATTGCTTAACTCTGccgctattagaaagcatgcctatggGATCAAACTGGGTAATTTTGAGTATTTTCAATAGTTATCATAGCCAACTACTGCGtaaatcacctagaaatcatgtctataagtTTAACCACTTGAAATCTGTAATTTCAACAATCAGCTCGCAATACCAGATTCCCTAAAAAGTATAGTTGTTCAGAAATCACGTCTATAAAGGTAGCATcttgcatctgaaactgcctgcatgttcgaatcccaaggtcacatagaaaccatgtttatAGGGTCTAATGGCTTTAATTTACCTCAATCCTGAAATTGTCTAACGTTTAATGTGAAAATTTGTTCGCGTGCacttgttgtctaagtgtggaggttaacttgagcccttaattgcttttacatgaagtccaacttattttgtatgtcgcctagttttatcatttctgagcagcctaagctaattctagaaaccatccaaaatagaggtccaaatgcctcccgGGCCATAGGTACGGGaggggtagtgcacgcatagggcatggtttagaatcaactagtgcgctttaggtaaaagcttaaagatagtaatcgggtagcaggagatgatagtctgtgcccgctgaataatacgagtaacaccccacctcgagggagttacgaagtattatttatgttgcaggggtgatcttttaggctaaaaaacttaggacccctatcttgtctttaaaccaattatctgtatttactcaaggactttctaataataatttttttaaacttcttatttttctatctgactatttgactaattcatatcATTCAaattcggtcgggacccacaattgtggatctcgaagagtgcctaacaccttctcttcgaggtaatttgagccctttgctgacgcaaactggttaaaccagagttatttgcaaataggtgacctaacgcacctcaaacccgttaggtggcgactctctcttttaacaccttcctttaaaagagttgtcacatgtcgaagcccgatttcacgagaaagaggggcgcgacagcatggcgactctgctggggaaattATTTTAGGCTCTTACGAtagcgaacttggtctatatgaattatTTTTCTCTGATAAGCGTATCTTTGTTATTTTGCTGTTACATGAATATCCCGCTCCCGTTTTCCTTTTATTGCTACATGCACAtcattttccttattttttctttatGTGAATTCATATTAATATGCAAATCTTTGCCTAATTTGGTTACAATATGCGTTTTCCCTTTATTTTCGAGTTATGTTCACTTGCtctgaattatttttttttaaaattttgctaTATCATGTCTTTCCCTATCCATACCCTTTTGTTTGCTTTATTGCAATTCTTTCATATTGCGcaaactaacttcttccttgttttcctttctttttatatCTTTAAGCTCAATTTAATACTGCGTTTATtgtcttcatcatgcaaaatacttggcaacgtgttgttttatctttacataaagtatgctccacatcatattccactcgtgcgtaattaataccatagcggcgcttgatgagtgttcgcgctcttcctaaatcacccttttaaatttgaaaaggcttatttgcggtaaaattagtcgatcaacggtgcaaTTGACGGTTCCATGCCTTCCTCTCTCAAGTTGTCTACTTGAGGGTACCgatctagactcttctagaaacccccactctaatattaactatgcatgcatcatgtctaaacctagtatgggttagaatgttgtccgcgtaataactctctaagacaagccttgtccaaagcccgtCGGAATTTTCTTAAATCCCAATGGGTACAATCATGATATGttcattatttggagaaaacattccgatatgctaatcattaatgtgtaaatagtcaaatcCGGAGGGGGGAaaggctaactttatttgttttgcagaaatgaggcacgaagtccccaggttcggcatggttcgaagtatcctgcctttgttgctagattggtgggaaaatctctcgccaagtgaCAAAAACCATATGAAAAGGGTTCTCaggaatttaccttctttgttagatattcagcCGAACAATGTGTTAATTGAAGCTGCCACCATCAactgggatgagaagagggtcGTATTTcgttttggtgatatagaaatgactccccttctagaggaaatatGAGGCTTCACTGGGCTCCACCTGGCTTGTTGGTACCGAAAAACCGTACTTCTCGAAGTTTCCTAAAAATGATAggtttcaggaaaaatgatgagttagtctgtctGAAGAAATTTTACAAaccattcgacttcctttacgagcgttatagtcacagcaagtcatatcgtctttacCATGATGAATTTGCCATCACTTCTTTGAGTTGGACTCACCGCcgggtttttgtattcattgtctgttttctggggatgctgatattcccgatacaaggagaaaggatccacactcgcctagctatggtcactaagaccctaatggaaggaattgaggggcaaacttacactattattccaatgatcgtggctgagatgtaccgagccttagaccgttgcaaaaaggaatataggcatttcgagggttgcaatatgttgctgcaaatatggttattggaacaccttcagagaggacaataccgtcaagaatttcCGCGATAACCAtagaatgaccacatagcttatcaccatccgaagagaatgacttttatgACAGAGAGATTATAAACTGTTAGTTAAAAGCTGTAGAATTATCCAATTTATTCTGAATCAGTTTTTTCTTCTGAGGAAGTTAATGGACACACACTGAGGCATGCATCTAACGAAAAAATATTTCGTTAAAGATCAAAGTTGCACAAAAACTGGAATAGCAAAACATAAACAGAACCAACAGCATTGGACATATAACAAATCAAAATGATTGATTAGCAGTAAATACTGTCTCGCATTTCATACAGGATGGATGTGCAACTTTTCATTAGCGAGTACAGTTTCAAGACCAAATATTTTAATGGCTCCTCTACACGCGCATTAGCGAGTACACACTATACATTATGGTAGATACGCATGCAAACTAAGAGAATAATTTTAATTACTATAGAGCTGAACAAAGATGCAGAGTGAGGACCAATCTTAAGAACATGGAACTGAGGAATAAAGCTTTTCAGCAATTGTATCCCTTGAGTGCAAATTTAGTAAATTACACAGGAACCCATAGAGCAgcaaaatacaaaacaaaacgCATTAAAAACTAGCAAGGAGAACTCTCGCCCGACCAGAAAGCAACAGAAATCCCATTTGGCATCTACAGAGGGGCACACCAACCAAAACGCTCTCCTAACCATTCACAACCATGATTCAAATGGAATGATACTTTCATCCAGCAGTTTTCTTTTAATGGAATCTCTCACATCATTAAGAATTGGATAAGCAGATGCATTGACTGGTAAAAAGCCAAACATATGAGTTAGAGTAGAAACTGGAGCACCTTCATTAGCTCTCCCAAGCGATGTGAAAGCATTGACAAAAGTAGAAGGGACGCAGTCAAGAATGCCCTGATTCCATATGTCATCAAGAAGGATTGACTCCCTTGATGATGCTAGAAGAAAGTCTGCCTGAATTATGAAAGGGAAGTTCGTCACCATCTCCGTGGGAAGAAAAGCATAAATACCGGGGGAGCTGGTTCCCCTGTTGAGGCGCTCTCCATTAGGAAAAGCCAGAGTGATTACCCACTCATCGACATCCATTCTTCTATCCACCCTGTGCTCCCGCCTAACAGGAAACTTCTGTTTCCACATGTAGTAACTGCATTCCCCCATACCAGATTCTTCATCAGCTGAGAGATGAAGCAGGTAGGATTCAGCATCAATATTCTTCTTCTTAACAAAATCGGTCTCACTAGATATCGAAATAGCACTAACTGTATTAAGCCTGGGATCCTCATTGTCTTCCCTGACTgaaagcttctttatttttgaaagaaaaagaagaacttcAGGATGGATGCTTGAAAGCTGCTGCTTAACAGGTTTCACATTGTCAGGTTTCAGTGGTAGCACTATAGTTGTGGCTGGAAGGGTAGCAGACCCATAAATTTGTGTTATAACTGAAAGAGTTGGATTTGCTTCCACCCATTCAGGTACAATATAGCCTACTTTGCAATGCTGGCAAGGTTCCTCGCTAAATCGTATCTGATACCCATTGCTGAAGACGTAGGGCCGAGCAGTGATGAGAAACACACTCTTGAAGCCAATGCCTGAAAAAACAATGCATCAAGTGCTTTTAGAAACATTTAATATTTACGAATAAGGTAAATGCATTTAATATTTCCCGACTGAACTATCACCTACAAGGTGCAGGCAAAAATAGTATCTTCCGTGGATAGTAAATTTCTTAATTATATTGCCACTATTCGTATGTACTATTGGTTAGTCTATGATAAGGCCCCTACTGGTACTGTACCTACGGCGGGAGCTATATTTGATTCGTTTCTGAACACCGAACCAGTTACATGGACAGTGTCACGGGACGTATGTCATAGGTTTGTGGTTAAGAAGACGCGGTCTGTCCAGTTATCGACTAATGGATTAGATCCGTCAAAGGCCTACACTACACCAGCTGCCCCAGCTAAACAAGTGGATCGGCAGACCAAGTTCTTCAAGAAACTTGGTGTGACGACGGAGTGGAAGAATACTAGAGAAGGAGGCATAGGAGACATTAAAGAGGGGGCCCTCTATATTGTTGGGGCTCCTAGTTATGGTTTTACTGTAAATGTAAATGCGCGATTTCGCGTATATTTCAAGTCTGTTGGATATCAATAAATTTATAATTCTGTGATGACATTATAGTTGTGATATTTCAGAAttaaaaaattggaaaataaataaaaaatgggGGGAAACCAAAACCGCACAAGGTAAATGCATTTCTAAGGAAATTTGAAAGGAAT
Encoded proteins:
- the LOC104111018 gene encoding protein NO VEIN, producing MATAKEHIEEIRRNKFSIGGETNPLTEDLHQAVKNLSAELYAKDVHFFMELVQNAEDNEYNEGVDPSLEFVITSKDITDTGAQATLLIFNNEKGFSRKNIESICSVGRSTKKGNHKRGYIGEKGIGFKSVFLITARPYVFSNGYQIRFSEEPCQHCKVGYIVPEWVEANPTLSVITQIYGSATLPATTIVLPLKPDNVKPVKQQLSSIHPEVLLFLSKIKKLSVREDNEDPRLNTVSAISISSETDFVKKKNIDAESYLLHLSADEESGMGECSYYMWKQKFPVRREHRVDRRMDVDEWVITLAFPNGERLNRGTSSPGIYAFLPTEMVTNFPFIIQADFLLASSRESILLDDIWNQGILDCVPSTFVNAFTSLGRANEGAPVSTLTHMFGFLPVNASAYPILNDVRDSIKRKLLDESIIPFESWL